One genomic window of Luteitalea pratensis includes the following:
- a CDS encoding PIG-L family deacetylase, protein MPRLTPRSLVRVTCAALLLALTVPVHTQYRFQPVGEHPDIAALGLVLRQLGTVGSLMMTTAHPDDENNALLALYRFQRGMRTTLVTATRGNGGQNEIGPEIFESLAVLRTEELLAAHRVDGAEQYFARAVDFGFSFSRDETYERWHRDKILEDYVYWIRKIRPDVIVGFVWDHTQGGGQHHQASSAISAEAFRAAGDASKFPEQIAAGLKPWQASKFYYTGGFGPSVSSVTPDDICRVDGNQFDPLLGRTYNELGGEARSMHMCQGMPQLYSLPGPQSRAYVLEDSILTIPKADQNKDLFAGIDTGLRSLARYGKGGSPALGLAIEALEGQVRNAQIAFETKGVAGARSALPQVLTTVRALRAQLGNMQPEASAREEADFRLEQKERQAEAALRLASGLRVDLLADDGLVVGGQTTKVTLRAFSGAPDGVAVKAVEFTGLDGTAACTAAPIEGLKPYACEATLGIPPAAKLTTAYWKRLPDRDFYDFDPAAPFGLPFEPTPFTAKVTLTVGGLEQLVTYPVQFRHEGNVFSGEKRQELLVVPALAVNLGAEVVAFPGGGVARDISVTVINHGKSAGAADVKLQLPAGWASSPANETITFAREDEARQVHFAITPPSGTRPGRYDVKAIATREGRSFDRGYEAIEYPHIRRRHLVTNAVGTLKVLDLQPVTGVTVGYIVGVGDQVPPALTQLGATVEFLTPEQLASADLSKYTVVMTGVRAYERRGDLRAYNQRLIDYAAKGGTVVVQYNKFEFNEAQYGPYPGTVGRPSPNPGPFGRYSADRVTDESAPVNVLVPTHPVFNTPNKIGDAAWKGWVQERGLYFFGTEAADKRYVDLLEMADPFPNNPGPKRGALVEATVGQGRWIYVGLNLWRQLPAGTDGAYALMANLLALGKH, encoded by the coding sequence ATGCCTAGACTGACACCTCGCTCTCTTGTCCGCGTCACCTGTGCGGCGCTGCTGCTGGCACTGACGGTGCCAGTGCATACGCAGTACCGCTTCCAGCCTGTTGGCGAACATCCCGATATCGCGGCACTCGGCCTCGTCCTCCGGCAGCTCGGCACGGTCGGCAGCCTGATGATGACGACGGCGCACCCCGACGACGAGAACAACGCGTTGCTCGCGCTGTACCGGTTTCAGCGGGGGATGCGGACGACGCTGGTCACCGCCACCCGCGGCAACGGTGGCCAGAACGAGATCGGCCCGGAGATCTTCGAGTCGCTGGCCGTCCTGCGCACCGAAGAACTGCTTGCGGCACACCGGGTCGACGGCGCCGAGCAGTACTTCGCGCGCGCGGTGGACTTCGGCTTCTCCTTCAGCCGTGACGAGACCTACGAGCGGTGGCACCGCGACAAGATCCTCGAGGACTACGTCTACTGGATTCGAAAGATCCGGCCCGACGTCATCGTCGGCTTCGTGTGGGACCACACCCAGGGCGGCGGCCAGCATCACCAGGCATCGTCGGCCATCTCCGCCGAGGCATTTCGCGCGGCGGGTGACGCGAGCAAGTTTCCCGAGCAGATTGCCGCCGGGCTGAAGCCGTGGCAGGCCTCGAAGTTCTACTACACGGGCGGCTTCGGTCCGTCGGTGAGCTCGGTGACACCAGACGACATCTGCCGCGTCGACGGCAACCAGTTCGATCCGCTGCTCGGCCGCACCTACAACGAACTCGGGGGCGAGGCGCGCAGCATGCACATGTGCCAGGGGATGCCCCAGCTCTATTCGCTGCCGGGTCCCCAGTCGCGCGCGTATGTGCTCGAGGACTCCATCCTGACCATCCCGAAGGCGGACCAGAACAAGGACCTGTTTGCCGGCATCGATACCGGGCTGCGCAGCCTGGCGCGATACGGCAAGGGCGGGTCGCCTGCTCTTGGCCTTGCCATCGAGGCGCTCGAGGGGCAGGTGCGCAACGCGCAGATCGCGTTCGAGACCAAGGGAGTCGCCGGGGCGCGATCAGCGCTCCCCCAGGTGCTCACGACAGTGCGGGCGCTGCGCGCCCAGCTCGGGAACATGCAGCCCGAGGCGTCGGCGCGCGAGGAGGCGGACTTCCGTCTCGAACAGAAAGAGCGGCAAGCCGAAGCGGCATTGCGGCTGGCGTCGGGCCTACGCGTCGATCTGCTGGCCGACGACGGACTGGTCGTGGGCGGGCAGACGACGAAGGTGACGCTGCGTGCGTTTTCGGGTGCGCCCGACGGTGTGGCGGTGAAGGCCGTGGAGTTCACCGGCTTGGACGGGACCGCTGCCTGCACGGCCGCGCCCATCGAGGGCCTGAAGCCGTACGCCTGCGAGGCGACGCTCGGCATTCCCCCGGCGGCGAAGCTGACCACGGCCTACTGGAAGCGGCTGCCGGATCGTGACTTCTACGACTTCGATCCGGCGGCCCCGTTCGGTCTCCCGTTCGAGCCGACACCGTTCACCGCGAAGGTCACGCTGACGGTCGGCGGTCTCGAGCAGCTGGTGACCTATCCCGTGCAGTTCCGCCACGAGGGCAATGTGTTCAGCGGCGAGAAGCGCCAGGAACTGCTCGTGGTGCCCGCGCTGGCGGTCAACCTCGGCGCCGAGGTCGTGGCATTCCCGGGTGGTGGGGTCGCGCGTGACATCAGCGTCACCGTCATCAATCACGGCAAGTCGGCGGGCGCCGCGGACGTGAAGCTGCAACTGCCGGCCGGATGGGCGTCGTCGCCGGCAAACGAAACGATCACCTTTGCACGCGAGGACGAAGCGCGGCAGGTGCACTTCGCGATTACGCCGCCGAGCGGCACCAGGCCGGGGCGTTACGACGTGAAGGCCATCGCGACCCGCGAGGGCCGGTCCTTCGATCGGGGCTACGAGGCGATCGAATACCCGCACATCCGTCGCCGCCACCTCGTGACCAACGCCGTCGGGACGCTGAAGGTGCTCGACCTGCAGCCGGTGACCGGCGTCACCGTCGGCTACATCGTCGGCGTCGGCGACCAGGTGCCGCCGGCCCTGACACAACTCGGCGCGACGGTGGAGTTCCTCACACCGGAGCAGCTGGCATCCGCCGACCTGTCCAAGTACACGGTGGTGATGACCGGCGTCCGCGCCTACGAGCGGCGCGGCGACCTGCGTGCGTACAACCAGCGGCTGATCGACTACGCGGCGAAGGGCGGCACGGTCGTCGTCCAGTACAACAAGTTCGAGTTCAACGAGGCGCAGTACGGGCCCTACCCCGGGACGGTGGGCCGGCCGTCGCCCAACCCCGGGCCGTTCGGGCGCTACTCGGCCGACCGAGTTACCGACGAGAGCGCGCCGGTGAACGTGCTGGTGCCCACGCACCCGGTGTTCAATACGCCGAACAAGATCGGCGACGCGGCCTGGAAGGGGTGGGTGCAGGAGCGCGGGCTGTACTTCTTCGGAACCGAGGCGGCCGACAAGCGTTACGTCGACCTCCTGGAGATGGCCGATCCGTTCCCGAACAACCCCGGTCCGAAGCGCGGCGCGCTGGTGGAGGCGACCGTGGGGCAGGGGCGCTGGATTTACGTCGGCTTGAACCTGTGGCGGCAGTTGCCGGCCGGTACCGATGGGGCGTATGCCCTCATGGCCAACCTCCTCGCGTTGGGCAAGCACTGA